One genomic segment of Synechococcales cyanobacterium T60_A2020_003 includes these proteins:
- a CDS encoding transcription-repair coupling factor — GRVGRAGIQAHAWLFYPKQSQLSDSARKRLRAIQEFTQLGSGYQLAVRDMEIRGVGNLLGAEQSGQMDTVGFNLYMEMLDEAIAEIRGQEIPQVDDTQIDLNVTAFIPADYIPDLDQKMSAYRAVASATSRQELTQIAAEWSDRYGALPPAATQLIRVMELKQIAKKLGFARIKPDGKQHVVLETSMEEPAWNLLKENIPSHLQTRFVYAPGKVTVRGLGVLGADQQLENLISWLEKMQGALPEPVLAGGRE, encoded by the coding sequence GGTCGGGTCGGTCGTGCCGGAATTCAGGCTCATGCGTGGCTGTTCTACCCCAAACAGAGTCAGCTTTCCGACTCTGCTCGTAAACGTCTACGGGCGATTCAGGAATTCACCCAACTGGGATCGGGTTATCAGCTTGCCGTGCGCGATATGGAGATTCGGGGCGTTGGTAATCTCCTCGGTGCCGAACAGTCGGGACAAATGGACACCGTAGGCTTCAATCTCTATATGGAAATGCTGGATGAGGCGATCGCTGAAATTCGCGGTCAAGAGATTCCCCAAGTCGATGATACCCAGATCGACCTTAACGTTACGGCTTTCATCCCTGCCGACTACATCCCCGATCTGGATCAAAAGATGAGTGCCTACCGTGCCGTTGCCTCGGCTACATCCCGTCAAGAGTTAACCCAAATTGCCGCAGAATGGAGCGATCGCTATGGCGCATTGCCCCCCGCCGCTACCCAGCTCATCCGCGTCATGGAACTGAAGCAAATTGCCAAGAAACTTGGCTTTGCCAGAATCAAGCCCGACGGCAAGCAACACGTGGTTCTAGAAACATCGATGGAGGAACCAGCCTGGAATCTCTTGAAGGAGAATATACCCTCCCATCTTCAAACTCGCTTTGTCTACGCACCCGGTAAGGTTACCGTTCGAGGATTAGGGGTGCTAGGTGCGGATCAGCAGTTGGAAAACTTGATCAGTTGGCTGGAGAAGATGCAGGGGGCGTTGCCTGAACCTGTATTGGCAGGGGGGCGGGAATAG
- a CDS encoding 1-deoxy-D-xylulose-5-phosphate synthase → MHLSELTHPNQLHGLSIAQLQQIARQIREKHLETVAATGGHLGPGLGVVELTLGLYQTLDLDRDKVIWDVGHQAYPHKLITGRYNNFNTLRQKDGVAGYLKRCESSFDHFGAGHASTSISAALGMALARDLQGENYKVVAVIGDGALTGGMALEAINHAGHLPKTNLMVVLNDNEMSISPNVGAIPRYLNRLRLSPPMQFLSDNLEEQFKHLPFVGDSLSPEIHRIKEGMKRLAVPKVGAVFEELGFTYIGPVDGHNLEELITTFQQAHKIPGPVLVHVSTVKGKGYAIAEQDQVGYHAQSPFNLATGKAIPASKPKPPSYSKVFAHTLVKLAENNPKILGITAAMATGTGLDKLQAKLPKQYIDVGIAEQHAVTLAAGLACEGMRPVVAIYSTFLQRAFDQIIHDVCIQNLPVFFCMDRAGIVGADGPTHQGMYDIAYLRCIPNIVIMAPKDEAELQRMIVTGVEYTDGPIAMRYPRGNGYGVPLMEEGWEALPIGKGEVLRQGDDLLLVGYGSMVNTAMQVAEILSEHGIEATVVNARFVKPLDTDLIVPLARQIGRVVTLEEGCLMGGFGSAVAEALLDHEVAVPVTRIGIPDKLVDHATPDQSKADFGLTPSQIAERLLASYPATKTAANVS, encoded by the coding sequence ATGCACCTTAGTGAATTGACCCATCCCAATCAACTTCACGGTCTGTCGATCGCTCAGCTTCAGCAAATTGCCCGCCAGATTCGTGAAAAGCATCTGGAAACAGTTGCGGCTACAGGGGGACACCTGGGTCCGGGATTGGGTGTTGTCGAACTAACGTTAGGTTTGTATCAAACACTCGACTTAGATCGGGACAAAGTGATTTGGGATGTGGGTCACCAAGCCTATCCTCACAAGCTCATCACAGGGCGATACAACAACTTCAACACACTGCGCCAAAAGGATGGTGTTGCTGGATATCTCAAGCGGTGCGAAAGCTCCTTCGACCACTTTGGTGCTGGCCATGCCTCCACTAGCATTTCCGCTGCCCTGGGTATGGCGCTTGCCCGTGATCTGCAAGGCGAGAACTATAAAGTCGTCGCCGTTATTGGCGATGGTGCATTGACGGGCGGGATGGCACTAGAAGCCATCAATCACGCGGGGCATTTACCCAAAACCAACCTCATGGTGGTGTTGAACGATAATGAAATGTCGATTTCGCCCAACGTGGGTGCGATTCCCCGCTACCTGAACAGGCTGCGCCTTAGCCCGCCGATGCAGTTTCTGTCGGACAATTTGGAGGAACAATTCAAGCACTTACCGTTTGTAGGGGACTCGCTTTCGCCAGAGATCCACCGCATCAAGGAAGGGATGAAGCGTCTAGCTGTTCCCAAGGTGGGAGCGGTCTTTGAAGAACTCGGTTTCACCTACATTGGCCCCGTCGATGGTCACAACTTGGAAGAACTAATCACCACCTTCCAACAAGCCCATAAAATTCCTGGCCCCGTGCTGGTTCACGTCTCCACGGTCAAAGGCAAAGGCTATGCGATCGCTGAGCAAGACCAAGTGGGATATCACGCGCAGTCGCCGTTTAACCTGGCAACGGGCAAGGCAATTCCAGCGAGTAAGCCTAAGCCCCCAAGCTACTCTAAGGTTTTTGCCCATACCCTGGTCAAGCTGGCTGAGAATAACCCTAAAATTTTGGGAATTACTGCCGCAATGGCAACCGGAACCGGACTGGACAAGCTGCAAGCGAAGCTACCCAAGCAGTATATCGACGTAGGCATTGCCGAACAGCACGCAGTCACCCTGGCGGCGGGTCTTGCCTGTGAAGGGATGCGCCCTGTGGTTGCCATTTATTCCACCTTCCTCCAGCGTGCGTTTGACCAAATTATTCACGATGTTTGTATCCAAAATCTGCCTGTATTTTTCTGTATGGATCGGGCAGGAATTGTGGGTGCAGACGGCCCGACTCACCAGGGTATGTACGATATTGCGTACCTGCGGTGCATTCCCAATATCGTGATCATGGCTCCCAAGGACGAAGCCGAACTCCAGCGCATGATTGTGACGGGCGTAGAATACACCGATGGCCCCATTGCCATGCGCTATCCTCGCGGTAATGGCTACGGTGTGCCGCTGATGGAAGAAGGCTGGGAAGCTCTACCCATTGGTAAAGGTGAAGTCTTGCGCCAAGGCGATGATCTCCTGCTCGTAGGCTATGGCTCCATGGTGAACACTGCTATGCAGGTAGCCGAAATCCTGAGCGAACATGGCATTGAAGCAACGGTGGTGAACGCTCGCTTTGTGAAGCCTCTAGACACTGATTTGATCGTGCCGTTGGCGCGTCAGATTGGGCGAGTGGTGACCCTAGAAGAGGGATGCCTCATGGGTGGTTTTGGTTCAGCGGTAGCGGAAGCTTTACTGGATCATGAGGTGGCGGTTCCGGTGACGCGAATTGGCATTCCCGACAAATTGGTGGATCACGCTACGCCTGACCAGTCCAAGGCGGACTTTGGGTTAACGCCATCCCAAATTGCAGAGCGCTTGTTAGCGTCTTATCCAGCAACGAAGACGGCTGCAAACGTTTCTTAG
- the mtnA gene encoding S-methyl-5-thioribose-1-phosphate isomerase — MVVSADPVYPVIWQDPHLLMINQARLPREYSYLEVSRCEDVIEAIRTSMVRGEAAGIAAAYGLYLGMRGCAESDREAFLLKLEAIAQTLKTACPSVLDISWAVEEMLTTARAASGSTDHLNRVLLDTAKAIHAENLQACQAIGRYGLQALPSEPAQLRLLTHANAGALSSGGYGTALGIVRATHTAGRLAKLYITETRPRFQGGRLSAWECLQEEIAVTIIVDSAAAACMQKGMIDAVIVGADLIARNGDTANRIGTYSLAVLANAHQIPFYVAAPSFVVDFNLASGEQIPLENRPPSDIYQVEDTLVCPPNAAVLNPALDVTPAHLITAIVTDKGSFVPSDLYQLLEH, encoded by the coding sequence ATGGTCGTCAGCGCTGATCCCGTCTATCCCGTCATTTGGCAAGATCCCCATTTACTGATGATTAATCAGGCTCGCCTTCCCCGCGAGTACAGCTACCTTGAGGTGAGTCGCTGTGAAGACGTTATTGAAGCCATCCGCACGTCCATGGTGCGTGGGGAAGCGGCGGGAATTGCAGCGGCCTATGGGCTGTACTTGGGAATGCGCGGCTGTGCAGAGAGTGATCGGGAGGCGTTTCTCTTGAAATTGGAGGCGATCGCCCAAACCTTGAAAACCGCCTGTCCGTCTGTCCTCGATATTTCCTGGGCGGTCGAGGAGATGTTGACCACTGCCCGCGCCGCCAGCGGCAGCACCGACCATCTGAACCGCGTTTTGCTGGATACGGCTAAGGCAATCCACGCTGAAAATTTACAAGCCTGTCAAGCCATTGGTCGCTACGGTCTTCAAGCCTTACCCTCGGAACCTGCCCAGCTTCGACTGCTGACCCATGCCAACGCCGGAGCGCTGTCTTCGGGGGGGTACGGGACAGCGTTGGGCATCGTGCGGGCGACCCATACCGCAGGCCGACTGGCTAAGCTATATATCACCGAAACCCGTCCTCGCTTCCAAGGGGGTCGCCTCAGCGCATGGGAATGTCTGCAAGAAGAGATTGCCGTCACCATCATCGTCGATAGTGCAGCGGCAGCCTGTATGCAGAAAGGCATGATTGATGCGGTGATCGTCGGAGCAGACCTAATTGCGCGCAATGGCGACACCGCCAACCGCATTGGCACCTATAGCCTTGCCGTGCTGGCCAACGCTCACCAGATTCCCTTCTATGTTGCGGCTCCCTCCTTTGTGGTGGACTTCAACCTGGCTAGCGGTGAACAAATTCCTTTAGAAAACCGACCTCCGAGCGATATTTATCAGGTAGAAGACACGCTGGTCTGTCCTCCCAATGCTGCGGTGCTCAATCCCGCGCTTGACGTTACTCCCGCCCATTTGATCACCGCCATTGTCACGGATAAAGGCAGCTTTGTCCCTAGTGATTTGTATCAGTTGCTCGAACACTGA
- a CDS encoding cofactor assembly of complex C subunit B gives MAQADRTRILRLLPLVVGAIAGTLLMINRVTTPLLTDTQARSDAVGVLVCAILILTGLLWQQVQPRPPEAVTLIGTEGFELADDLPEPVQKELAWMSHTLLTNTVTRSLVVWYGDRVLLRRGILGSQSQVVPGTIVKRVLTTQKPVYLVNLNLYPGRVEFDYLPENTQGVICQPIGTAGVMILGANAPRSYTVQDENWIAAIAEKLEDTLAATLTTSDMKI, from the coding sequence ATGGCACAGGCTGACCGAACTCGAATTCTACGGCTGTTACCCCTGGTCGTTGGGGCGATCGCCGGAACCTTGCTCATGATCAACCGCGTGACCACGCCCCTCTTGACAGACACCCAAGCCCGGTCGGATGCGGTCGGTGTGCTCGTGTGTGCCATCCTGATTCTGACGGGGTTGCTTTGGCAACAGGTACAGCCCCGTCCGCCCGAAGCGGTTACCCTCATCGGCACCGAAGGGTTTGAACTGGCTGACGATTTGCCCGAACCCGTGCAAAAAGAGCTGGCCTGGATGTCCCACACGCTATTGACCAACACCGTGACGCGATCGCTGGTGGTTTGGTATGGCGATCGCGTTCTTCTGCGTCGCGGCATTTTAGGTTCCCAATCCCAAGTTGTGCCAGGAACCATTGTGAAGCGAGTGCTGACCACCCAAAAGCCGGTCTATTTAGTAAACCTTAACCTTTATCCCGGACGTGTTGAGTTTGACTATCTGCCAGAAAACACCCAAGGCGTGATTTGCCAGCCCATCGGCACAGCAGGGGTGATGATTTTGGGGGCTAATGCGCCGCGCAGCTACACTGTCCAGGATGAAAATTGGATTGCGGCGATCGCTGAAAAGTTAGAGGATACCTTGGCCGCAACCCTAACGACCTCCGACATGAAAATCTAG
- the ilvB gene encoding biosynthetic-type acetolactate synthase large subunit has translation MQEAPSLRLQDSPVAQDTAPSQAAYSVSSAPMRATGAYALIDSLRRHGVTHIFGYPGGAILPIYDELYRAEAQGGIQHILVRHEQGASHAADGYARATGKVGVCFGTSGPGATNLVTGIATAQMDSIPLVVITGQVGRASIGTDAFQETDIFGITLPIVKHSYVVRNPADMARIIAEAFYIASTGRPGPVLVDVPKDVGLEEFDYVPVEPGSVRLPGYRPTVKGNPRQFNQALALIREANQPLLYVGGGAIAAGAHAEIKALAELFNIPVTTTLMGKGAFDENHALGLGMLGMHGTAYANFAVTNCDLLIAVGARFDDRVTGKLDEFASRAKVIHIDIDPAEVGKNRIPEVPIVGDVRQVLKGLLHREAESGHRPDPDQTKEWLDRIQSWRRDYPLVVPSPEGMLSPQEVIVEVGQQAPDAFYTTDVGQHQMWAAQFLKNGPRRWISSAGLGTMGYGMPAAMGVKVAFPEEEVICISGDASFQMNLQELGTLAQYGINVKTVIINNGWQGMVRQWQETFYGERYSSSNMEVGMPDFELLAKAYGIKGIVVSDRAELKDAVATMLAHNGPVLLDVHVRRNENCYPMVAPGKSNAQMIGLPNPPEANPNSELITCYSCGSETRSSHRFCPECGAKL, from the coding sequence ATGCAAGAGGCTCCCTCCCTGCGACTCCAAGATAGTCCAGTAGCTCAGGACACGGCTCCATCCCAGGCAGCCTACTCGGTCAGTTCGGCTCCGATGCGTGCAACGGGAGCCTATGCCCTAATTGATAGCTTAAGACGGCACGGCGTGACCCATATCTTTGGTTATCCCGGTGGGGCTATTCTACCGATCTATGACGAACTCTATCGTGCCGAAGCTCAGGGAGGAATTCAGCACATCCTGGTGCGTCATGAACAGGGAGCCTCCCATGCTGCCGATGGCTATGCCCGCGCTACAGGTAAAGTCGGCGTCTGTTTCGGAACCTCTGGTCCTGGGGCGACCAACTTAGTGACCGGGATCGCTACAGCTCAGATGGATTCGATTCCGCTGGTGGTGATTACGGGGCAGGTCGGACGCGCATCCATTGGCACCGATGCCTTCCAAGAAACGGACATTTTTGGCATCACCCTGCCCATCGTGAAGCATTCCTACGTGGTGCGGAATCCTGCGGATATGGCTCGCATCATTGCCGAGGCATTTTATATCGCAAGCACGGGACGTCCTGGCCCGGTGCTGGTCGATGTTCCGAAGGATGTCGGTTTAGAAGAATTTGACTATGTTCCTGTTGAGCCAGGTTCGGTGCGCCTGCCGGGATATCGCCCCACGGTTAAAGGAAATCCTCGACAGTTCAACCAAGCTCTCGCCCTGATTCGTGAGGCCAATCAACCCCTACTGTACGTCGGAGGTGGGGCGATCGCCGCCGGAGCCCATGCGGAGATCAAAGCCCTTGCGGAGTTGTTTAACATTCCGGTGACCACTACCCTCATGGGGAAAGGAGCCTTTGATGAGAATCATGCTCTGGGTTTAGGCATGTTGGGAATGCACGGTACAGCCTATGCCAACTTTGCCGTGACCAATTGCGACCTCTTGATTGCCGTGGGTGCGCGGTTTGACGATCGCGTCACGGGTAAGCTCGATGAGTTTGCCTCCCGGGCCAAGGTCATTCACATTGATATTGATCCGGCTGAAGTGGGCAAAAACCGGATACCCGAAGTGCCCATCGTGGGTGATGTACGTCAGGTGCTGAAGGGACTCCTCCATCGAGAAGCTGAAAGCGGTCATCGTCCTGACCCTGACCAAACTAAAGAGTGGTTAGACCGCATCCAATCCTGGCGTCGGGATTATCCATTAGTTGTGCCGTCTCCGGAGGGAATGCTATCGCCCCAGGAAGTGATTGTAGAAGTAGGTCAACAGGCCCCCGATGCTTTCTACACCACGGATGTAGGACAGCACCAAATGTGGGCAGCGCAGTTCCTCAAGAATGGCCCCCGTCGCTGGATTTCTAGCGCGGGTCTGGGCACGATGGGGTACGGAATGCCTGCTGCCATGGGGGTTAAAGTGGCTTTCCCAGAGGAAGAAGTAATCTGCATCAGCGGCGATGCTAGCTTCCAGATGAACCTGCAAGAGCTGGGAACCCTGGCGCAGTACGGCATTAATGTAAAAACGGTCATCATTAACAACGGCTGGCAGGGCATGGTGCGCCAATGGCAAGAAACCTTCTACGGAGAGCGCTATTCATCCTCCAATATGGAAGTGGGTATGCCTGATTTTGAGCTTTTAGCAAAAGCCTACGGTATCAAAGGCATAGTGGTGAGCGATCGCGCCGAACTGAAGGATGCCGTGGCTACAATGCTTGCTCACAACGGGCCAGTGTTGCTAGATGTTCACGTTCGTCGTAACGAAAACTGTTATCCGATGGTGGCACCGGGCAAGAGCAATGCCCAAATGATTGGACTCCCCAATCCGCCTGAGGCAAATCCAAATTCTGAGCTGATCACGTGCTATAGCTGTGGTAGCGAAACCCGCTCTAGCCATCGCTTCTGCCCGGAGTGTGGTGCTAAGCTTTAG
- a CDS encoding MBL fold metallo-hydrolase: MKRRQLFRYAGASFLSVLGAGLTSRWHAAQAQASDTVTIQSLGHTCFRFSGSGRRILVNPFRPVGCTAGYSAPQGEADLVMISSRLLDEGVVEGLPGNPRVLSEPGIYEFTGMKVEGIESNHDREGGRRFGKNVMWRWNQGGLIILHMGGAAEPVTIEQQILLGRPDVVLIPVGGGPKAYTASEAVSAINTLNPRIVIPTQYLTEAADVETCDINALDEFLTLMEGTPVRQSTGSITLSRSDLPETGRKIEVVGYPF, from the coding sequence ATGAAACGACGACAACTTTTTCGGTACGCAGGGGCGAGTTTTTTATCCGTCCTGGGGGCGGGTCTGACATCCCGTTGGCACGCTGCCCAAGCTCAGGCTTCTGACACCGTGACCATCCAATCCTTAGGACACACATGCTTTCGGTTTTCCGGTAGCGGTCGTCGGATCTTGGTGAATCCATTTCGTCCGGTGGGGTGTACAGCAGGGTATTCTGCGCCCCAAGGGGAAGCGGATTTGGTGATGATTAGCAGTCGGCTTTTAGATGAAGGGGTGGTTGAAGGATTACCCGGTAATCCTCGCGTCTTATCAGAGCCAGGAATCTATGAATTCACGGGCATGAAGGTGGAGGGCATCGAGTCTAACCACGATCGTGAGGGAGGACGCCGCTTCGGTAAAAACGTCATGTGGCGTTGGAATCAAGGAGGGCTCATTATTTTGCACATGGGCGGTGCGGCTGAGCCGGTTACGATTGAGCAGCAAATCTTGTTGGGACGGCCTGACGTTGTGCTGATTCCCGTTGGGGGTGGCCCGAAAGCGTATACGGCATCTGAAGCAGTGAGCGCCATTAATACGCTGAATCCTCGGATTGTCATTCCGACTCAGTATCTGACAGAGGCTGCAGATGTTGAGACTTGTGATATCAACGCATTAGACGAGTTTTTGACGTTGATGGAGGGAACGCCTGTGCGCCAAAGTACCGGAAGTATTACCCTTTCTAGAAGCGATTTGCCCGAAACGGGCAGAAAAATCGAAGTCGTGGGATATCCCTTTTAG
- a CDS encoding aminodeoxychorismate/anthranilate synthase component II produces MLLVIDNYDSFTYNLVQYFGELAADFPTAQELTVIRNDKISVAEVRDLQPDGIVISPGPGRPEDAGVSQAIIEDMGATTPILGVCLGHQGIGQVFGGTITFAPELMHGKVSPIHHRGVGVFSGLENPFPATRYHSLVIDRENFPKELEITAWVEDGTIMGVRHRNYPHIQGVQFHPESILTTVGKPLLSNFLADISN; encoded by the coding sequence ATGCTGTTAGTTATCGATAATTACGACAGTTTTACCTACAACCTTGTGCAGTATTTTGGGGAACTAGCGGCGGATTTCCCGACGGCTCAAGAGTTAACCGTAATTCGCAACGACAAAATTTCGGTCGCCGAGGTTCGGGATCTCCAGCCAGACGGGATTGTCATATCGCCAGGCCCTGGACGCCCCGAAGATGCGGGAGTTTCTCAAGCCATTATTGAAGATATGGGAGCAACTACCCCCATCTTGGGAGTCTGTCTGGGGCATCAGGGCATTGGTCAGGTGTTTGGTGGCACGATTACGTTTGCGCCAGAACTGATGCACGGTAAGGTTTCCCCTATTCACCATAGGGGCGTTGGCGTTTTTTCAGGTTTAGAGAATCCGTTCCCCGCAACCCGGTATCATAGCCTAGTGATTGATCGCGAGAACTTCCCCAAGGAACTGGAAATCACCGCTTGGGTGGAGGATGGAACCATTATGGGCGTACGCCATCGGAACTATCCTCACATTCAAGGCGTCCAGTTTCATCCAGAGAGCATCTTGACAACCGTTGGTAAACCGTTGTTGAGTAACTTCTTGGCGGATATTAGCAATTAG
- a CDS encoding diacylglycerol kinase family protein, with the protein MARQLSTEKPKSVSSISKHSRDLSWQVASNLFVSFQYAWAGLAYAFRTQRNFRIHVVVGSVAIALSFILQLSRVEVAIVGLTIGAVLTMELLNTALESVVDLTVEQTYHELAKIAKDCAAGAVLISALASVLVAGSLLLPPLIAHLLEWF; encoded by the coding sequence ATGGCACGACAACTCTCCACCGAGAAACCCAAATCCGTATCCAGTATCTCGAAACATAGCCGTGATTTATCGTGGCAGGTTGCGAGTAACCTATTTGTCAGCTTCCAGTATGCCTGGGCTGGGTTAGCGTATGCCTTTCGAACGCAGCGTAACTTTCGAATTCATGTGGTTGTCGGTAGCGTAGCGATCGCCCTCAGCTTTATTTTGCAGCTCTCTAGAGTTGAAGTTGCCATTGTTGGGCTAACCATTGGTGCGGTTCTAACGATGGAACTCCTCAACACCGCGTTGGAATCCGTCGTCGATCTCACGGTGGAGCAGACCTATCACGAACTGGCAAAGATTGCGAAGGACTGTGCTGCAGGAGCTGTTTTAATTTCAGCCTTAGCGTCCGTTCTAGTTGCAGGTTCCCTCCTATTGCCCCCGTTAATCGCTCACCTGCTAGAGTGGTTCTAA
- the ybeY gene encoding rRNA maturation RNase YbeY yields MNIEVAVQDIWSELNPEAVAIALPWEHWFQTWIAFLQPALSPINEYELSLRLTNDAEIQDLNTQYRHIDRPTDVLAFAELDGVDALTDPIWQSLPLYLGDVVISVDTAVRQATEHGCSRDQELAWLATHGLLHVLGWDHPDEIHLEHMLQKQDELLAQVGLPSMMNL; encoded by the coding sequence ATGAACATTGAGGTTGCGGTTCAAGATATCTGGTCAGAATTAAATCCAGAGGCGGTGGCGATCGCCCTACCTTGGGAACACTGGTTTCAAACGTGGATTGCGTTTTTGCAGCCAGCCTTGTCGCCCATTAATGAGTATGAATTAAGCTTGAGACTAACGAATGACGCTGAGATTCAAGATTTAAACACTCAGTATCGGCACATCGATCGCCCAACCGATGTTTTAGCCTTTGCAGAGTTGGATGGGGTTGACGCTTTAACCGATCCGATTTGGCAAAGCTTGCCGCTGTACTTGGGAGATGTGGTGATTTCGGTGGATACCGCTGTTCGGCAAGCTACGGAACATGGCTGTTCGCGAGATCAGGAGTTGGCCTGGTTGGCCACCCACGGATTACTGCATGTCCTCGGCTGGGATCATCCTGACGAAATCCATCTTGAGCACATGCTACAAAAACAAGATGAACTCTTGGCTCAGGTCGGTTTGCCTTCAATGATGAATCTGTGA
- a CDS encoding DUF3285 domain-containing protein: protein MSDPSQLSSSPETAESTSAEPTPSYVRLAMRNMVKKGRQSLVHFGLTSVGLLALLVGLAYLTR, encoded by the coding sequence ATGTCTGATCCCTCACAACTATCCTCTAGCCCAGAAACGGCTGAATCGACCTCGGCAGAACCTACACCCAGCTATGTGCGCCTCGCCATGCGGAACATGGTTAAAAAAGGGCGGCAATCTCTCGTACACTTTGGACTCACGAGCGTAGGACTCCTAGCGCTCCTTGTCGGCTTGGCTTACCTCACCCGCTAA
- a CDS encoding sugar transferase: MIPDPAMTDYRLNVNDDHVGSVVLPALFTVNEAIAFKQSFQTICQEHHLKRIVLDFGHTTFIDSSGIGALVNALKAARACDIELSLKNVSSQVMMALSMTDLDKVFTVESSHPLTPDNLDGRKPPLLAGRDQPPATHPSVRSRTKRAIDIVGALVGLGITAVLSVPIAIAIYLDNPGPIFFGQTRCSWMGRRFKMWKFRSMVTNAESLKHTVQNEVEGPLFKNANDPRITRVGRFLRRTSLDELPQFWNVLKGDMSLVGTRPPTPDEIEKYEVPQWQRLDVKPGMTGEWQVNGRSTVKSFEDVIRLDLKYQENWSLTYDLKLIVKTVLVLLNKKSGAM, translated from the coding sequence ATGATTCCCGATCCAGCAATGACAGATTACCGATTAAATGTCAATGACGACCACGTTGGCTCGGTCGTACTGCCTGCCTTATTTACGGTGAATGAGGCGATCGCCTTTAAGCAGTCATTCCAGACGATATGCCAAGAACACCACCTGAAGCGGATCGTGCTCGATTTTGGTCACACTACGTTTATTGATAGTAGTGGTATTGGCGCACTTGTGAACGCCCTTAAAGCGGCGAGAGCGTGTGATATTGAGCTGAGCCTGAAAAATGTGAGTTCCCAAGTCATGATGGCGCTCTCCATGACGGACTTGGATAAGGTGTTTACGGTGGAGTCGTCCCACCCGTTGACGCCGGACAACCTGGATGGGCGTAAGCCTCCCTTGCTAGCCGGACGGGATCAGCCCCCTGCGACCCATCCATCGGTGCGATCGCGAACCAAGCGGGCGATAGACATTGTTGGAGCTTTAGTTGGACTAGGTATTACCGCCGTGCTTTCGGTTCCGATTGCGATCGCCATCTACCTCGACAATCCAGGGCCAATCTTCTTCGGACAAACCCGCTGTTCCTGGATGGGACGCCGATTCAAAATGTGGAAATTCCGCTCCATGGTCACCAATGCGGAATCCTTAAAGCACACCGTTCAGAATGAAGTGGAAGGCCCCCTGTTCAAAAACGCCAATGACCCCCGCATTACGCGAGTTGGCCGCTTTCTACGCCGCACCAGTTTGGATGAGCTTCCGCAATTTTGGAATGTGCTGAAGGGTGATATGAGCTTAGTGGGAACCCGTCCGCCCACACCAGATGAGATTGAAAAGTACGAGGTTCCGCAATGGCAACGGCTGGATGTAAAACCGGGAATGACGGGGGAATGGCAGGTCAATGGCCGTTCAACCGTGAAAAGCTTTGAGGATGTGATTCGATTAGACTTGAAATATCAGGAAAATTGGAGTCTGACCTACGATCTCAAACTCATCGTGAAAACGGTCTTAGTCCTGCTCAATAAAAAATCTGGGGCAATGTAG